The Nocardioides humi genome includes a region encoding these proteins:
- a CDS encoding acetylornithine transaminase, translating into MSATNAEWTERYAGSLMNTFGPPKTVLVRGEGAHVWDADGREYVDLLGGIAVNALGHGHPRLVAAVTEQLQTLGHISNFFASAPQITLAERLVALLGTEARVFFTNSGAEANEAAFKLTRRTGRTRIVATEGSFHGRTMGALALTSKQAYREPFEPLPGDVVFVRYGDAAALEAAVDRDTAAVLVEPVQGEAGVVVPPRDYLPSAQRIAHANGALLWLDEIQTGVGRTGAWFAHQSPALVDGPVVPDIVTLAKGLAGGIPIGACLATHGSGKLFDPGNHGTTFGGNPVAAAAALAVLDVIEEEGLLAHATAQGERLLAAGAADPRVVETRGAGLLLGLTLSGPKAAEVVAAAQDAGFLLNAPTPERIRMAPPLNLPEADVAAFAAAWPAILDRAGVSA; encoded by the coding sequence GTGAGCGCGACCAACGCCGAGTGGACCGAGCGCTACGCCGGTTCGCTCATGAACACCTTCGGCCCGCCCAAGACCGTGCTGGTCCGCGGCGAGGGCGCCCACGTGTGGGACGCCGACGGCCGCGAGTACGTCGACCTGCTCGGCGGGATCGCGGTCAACGCGCTCGGCCACGGCCACCCCCGGCTGGTCGCCGCCGTCACCGAGCAGCTGCAGACCCTCGGCCACATCTCCAACTTCTTCGCCAGCGCCCCGCAGATCACGCTCGCCGAGCGGCTGGTCGCGCTGCTCGGCACCGAGGCCCGGGTGTTCTTCACCAACTCCGGCGCGGAGGCCAACGAGGCGGCGTTCAAGCTGACCCGGCGCACCGGCCGCACCCGGATCGTGGCCACCGAGGGCTCCTTCCACGGCCGCACCATGGGCGCGCTCGCGCTCACCTCCAAGCAGGCCTACCGCGAGCCCTTCGAGCCGCTGCCCGGCGACGTCGTCTTCGTCCGCTACGGCGACGCGGCCGCCCTCGAGGCCGCCGTCGACCGTGACACGGCCGCCGTGCTGGTCGAGCCGGTCCAGGGCGAGGCCGGCGTCGTCGTGCCCCCGCGCGACTACCTCCCCAGCGCCCAGCGGATCGCCCACGCGAACGGCGCGCTGCTCTGGCTCGACGAGATCCAGACCGGTGTGGGCCGGACCGGCGCCTGGTTCGCACACCAGAGCCCCGCGCTCGTCGACGGCCCGGTCGTGCCCGACATCGTCACCCTCGCCAAGGGCCTCGCCGGCGGCATCCCGATCGGTGCCTGCCTGGCCACCCACGGCTCCGGCAAGCTCTTCGACCCCGGCAACCACGGCACCACCTTCGGCGGGAACCCCGTCGCGGCGGCCGCCGCGCTCGCCGTGCTCGACGTGATCGAGGAGGAGGGCCTGCTCGCCCACGCCACCGCCCAGGGTGAGCGGCTGCTCGCCGCCGGGGCGGCCGATCCGCGCGTCGTCGAGACCCGCGGCGCCGGCCTGCTGCTCGGGCTCACCCTGAGCGGGCCGAAGGCCGCCGAGGTCGTCGCCGCCGCCCAGGACGCCGGCTTCCTCCTCAACGCGCCCACCCCCGAGCGGATCCGGATGGCCCCGCCGCTCAACCTCCCCGAGGCCGACGTGGCCGCCTTCGCCGCCGCGTGGCCCGCCATCCTCGACCGGGCGGGAGTGAGCGCATGA